One Fusobacterium sp. DD2 genomic region harbors:
- the hrcA gene encoding heat-inducible transcriptional repressor HrcA, translating into MSITEREKLVLNAIVNYYLNFGDTIGSRTLVKKYGIDLSSATIRNVMADLEDMGFIAKTHTSSGRIPTDKGYKYYLDELLKVEKLTQQEKENIELVYENRVSELDMLLQQTSSLLSKLTTYAGIAMEPSGIIERVKRVELIYVDEYMIMAVIIFENRVVKTRKILLTSPVFKEELDQLSQEINELIKDKAVGLQEIERYILTKKKLIPKAAEKYDEDGKLFINNVPSIFKDKHVNEISDALELFHHRDDIRGIFEHVLTTRDTPSGVVNVVLGDELGVKGLEDFSFVYSTYMLGDSKGIIGVIGPKRMAYSKTMGLIKYVTQEVNKVINENKKIERKEDIDV; encoded by the coding sequence TATCTTAATTTTGGTGATACTATAGGATCTAGAACATTGGTAAAAAAATATGGGATTGATTTATCATCAGCTACAATCAGAAATGTAATGGCTGATTTGGAGGACATGGGATTTATTGCTAAGACCCATACTTCATCTGGAAGAATTCCAACAGACAAAGGATATAAATACTATCTTGATGAGTTGTTAAAAGTTGAAAAACTTACTCAGCAGGAAAAGGAAAATATTGAACTTGTCTATGAAAATCGTGTAAGCGAGTTGGATATGCTATTGCAACAGACTTCGTCTTTACTTTCTAAGCTTACTACATATGCTGGTATTGCTATGGAACCTAGTGGAATAATTGAAAGGGTTAAAAGAGTAGAACTGATATATGTAGATGAGTATATGATAATGGCAGTCATAATATTTGAAAACAGAGTTGTAAAGACAAGAAAGATACTTCTTACAAGTCCTGTTTTTAAAGAAGAACTTGACCAGCTGTCACAAGAGATAAATGAGCTTATAAAGGATAAAGCAGTTGGTTTACAGGAAATCGAAAGATATATACTTACAAAGAAAAAATTAATTCCAAAAGCAGCAGAGAAGTACGATGAAGATGGAAAATTATTTATAAATAATGTACCTAGTATATTTAAAGATAAACATGTAAATGAAATTTCAGATGCATTGGAACTTTTCCATCATAGAGATGACATACGAGGAATATTTGAGCATGTTCTTACTACAAGAGATACACCAAGTGGTGTAGTAAATGTAGTTTTAGGCGATGAGCTTGGAGTAAAAGGACTTGAAGATTTCAGCTTTGTGTATTCAACATATATGCTTGGAGATTCTAAGGGAATAATTGGAGTTATTGGTCCAAAACGTATGGCTTATTCAAAAACTATGGGACTTATAAAGTATGTAACTCAAGAGGTAAATAAAGTGATCAATGAAAATAAAAAAATCGAAAGAAAGGAAGACATAGATGTTTAA
- the grpE gene encoding nucleotide exchange factor GrpE, which produces MFNKKEKENKDIKEEIKETNEIKEEKTCNCGGDCNCKKEETQEDIIAQKDEEIGKLKAEVEDWKQSYLRKQAEFQNFTKRKEKEMEEFRQFASEKVITDLLTGLDNLERAIAASEATKDFDGLVKGVEMILGQLKSIMKTEGVELIKADGKYDPVFHHAVMVEDNPEFEDDHIILELQKGYTMKGKVIRPSMVKVCKKG; this is translated from the coding sequence ATGTTTAATAAGAAAGAAAAAGAAAATAAAGATATTAAAGAAGAAATAAAAGAAACAAATGAAATAAAAGAAGAAAAAACTTGTAATTGTGGTGGCGACTGCAACTGCAAAAAAGAGGAAACACAGGAAGATATCATAGCACAGAAAGATGAAGAGATTGGAAAATTAAAAGCTGAAGTTGAAGATTGGAAACAATCATACTTAAGAAAACAAGCTGAATTCCAAAACTTCACAAAGAGAAAAGAAAAAGAGATGGAAGAGTTCAGACAGTTTGCATCAGAAAAAGTAATAACAGATCTTTTAACTGGACTTGACAATCTTGAAAGAGCAATAGCTGCATCTGAAGCAACAAAGGATTTTGACGGACTTGTTAAAGGTGTAGAGATGATCTTAGGACAACTAAAGAGCATAATGAAAACAGAGGGAGTAGAGCTTATTAAAGCTGACGGTAAATATGATCCTGTATTCCATCATGCAGTAATGGTTGAAGATAATCCAGAATTTGAAGATGATCATATTATATTAGAACTTCAAAAAGGTTATACAATGAAGGGAAAAGTAATAAGACCATCAATGGTTAAAGTTTGTAAAAAAGGGTAA
- the dnaK gene encoding molecular chaperone DnaK codes for MSKIIGIDLGTTNSCVSVMEGGSTTIIPNSEGARTTPSVVNIKENGEIIVGEIAKRQAITNPTSTVSSIKTHMGSDYKVEIFGKKYTPQEISAMILKKLKKDAEGYLGQEIKEAVITVPAYFTDAQRQATKDAGAIAGLEVKRIINEPTAAALAYGLEKQKEEKVLVFDLGGGTFDVSILEIADGVIEVIATAGNNHLGGDDFDNEIIKWLTSEFKKETGIDLSNDKMAYQRLKDAAEKAKKELSTMMETSISLPFITMDSTGPKHLEMKLTRAKFNDLTKHLVEATQVPTKTALTDAKLSPSDIDEILLVGGSTRIPAVQEWVESFFGKKPNKGINPDEVVAAGAAIQGGVLMGDVKDVLLLDVTPLSLGIETLGGVFTKMIEKNTTIPVKKSQIYSTAVDNQPAVTINVLQGERAKAADNHKLGEFNLEGIPAAPRGVPQIEVTFDIDANGIVHVSAKDLGTGKQNTVTISGSTNLSKEDIDRMTREAEAHEAEDKKFKELVETRNKADMLISSTEKSLKEYGDKATEQEKKDIEAAIEELKKVKDGEDKDAIEKAMEHLSQVAHKFAEEIYKEAQAKAQAQQGGQQAGAQQEQKKDDDDVAEAEVVD; via the coding sequence ATGAGTAAAATAATCGGAATTGACTTAGGAACAACTAACTCTTGTGTATCAGTAATGGAAGGTGGAAGCACTACAATAATACCTAACTCTGAAGGAGCAAGAACTACACCATCAGTTGTAAACATAAAAGAAAACGGAGAAATAATTGTTGGGGAAATAGCAAAAAGACAAGCTATCACAAATCCAACTTCAACAGTTAGCTCAATAAAAACACATATGGGATCAGACTATAAAGTTGAAATCTTTGGAAAGAAATATACTCCACAAGAAATTTCAGCTATGATCTTAAAGAAACTTAAAAAAGATGCTGAAGGATACTTAGGACAAGAAATCAAAGAAGCAGTTATCACAGTACCAGCTTACTTTACAGACGCTCAAAGACAAGCAACTAAAGACGCTGGAGCAATTGCAGGACTTGAAGTAAAAAGAATAATCAACGAACCTACAGCAGCGGCATTAGCTTATGGACTAGAAAAACAAAAAGAAGAAAAAGTACTAGTATTTGACCTTGGTGGAGGTACATTTGACGTATCTATCCTTGAAATTGCTGACGGAGTAATCGAAGTTATAGCAACTGCAGGAAACAACCACTTAGGTGGAGACGACTTTGACAATGAAATCATAAAATGGTTAACATCTGAATTCAAGAAAGAAACTGGAATTGATCTTTCAAATGATAAAATGGCTTACCAAAGATTAAAAGATGCAGCTGAAAAAGCTAAGAAAGAACTTTCTACAATGATGGAAACTTCAATCTCATTACCATTTATCACAATGGATTCAACAGGACCAAAACACTTAGAAATGAAATTAACAAGAGCTAAATTTAATGATCTAACTAAACACTTAGTTGAAGCAACTCAAGTTCCTACAAAAACAGCTCTTACAGATGCTAAATTATCACCAAGCGATATAGATGAGATCTTACTAGTTGGAGGATCTACAAGAATACCTGCAGTTCAAGAATGGGTTGAATCATTCTTCGGTAAGAAACCAAATAAAGGAATAAACCCAGACGAAGTTGTTGCAGCTGGAGCAGCTATCCAAGGTGGAGTATTAATGGGAGACGTAAAAGACGTATTACTTCTTGACGTAACACCATTATCATTAGGAATTGAAACTTTAGGTGGAGTATTTACTAAGATGATTGAGAAAAATACAACTATCCCAGTTAAGAAATCTCAAATCTATTCAACAGCAGTAGATAACCAACCAGCAGTTACTATAAACGTATTACAAGGTGAAAGAGCTAAAGCAGCTGACAACCATAAATTAGGAGAATTTAACCTAGAAGGAATTCCAGCAGCTCCAAGAGGAGTACCTCAAATTGAAGTAACATTTGATATTGACGCAAACGGAATCGTTCACGTATCAGCTAAAGATTTAGGAACAGGAAAACAAAATACTGTAACTATCTCTGGATCAACTAACCTATCTAAAGAAGATATAGACAGAATGACTAGAGAAGCTGAAGCTCATGAAGCTGAAGATAAGAAATTTAAAGAATTAGTTGAAACAAGAAACAAAGCTGATATGTTAATCTCTTCCACTGAAAAATCTCTAAAAGAATATGGAGATAAAGCAACTGAACAAGAAAAGAAAGATATTGAAGCAGCAATTGAAGAACTTAAAAAAGTAAAAGATGGAGAAGACAAAGATGCTATAGAAAAAGCTATGGAACATCTATCTCAAGTTGCTCACAAATTTGCTGAAGAAATCTATAAAGAAGCTCAAGCAAAAGCTCAAGCTCAACAAGGTGGACAACAAGCAGGAGCTCAACAAGAACAAAAGAAAGATGACGACGACGTAGCTGAAGCTGAAGTTGTTGACTAA
- a CDS encoding aldose 1-epimerase family protein, with the protein MEVKINNGIMEATIETFGAELVGLKDLKENREYVWQKDPKFWAKSSPILFPFVGGIKGEKYCYNGKEYTIKTKHGFARDYDFEVVKKEDTYVEFLFQANEETKKIYPFNFKLYLKYTLKGKELEIEYRVENLEDEKMYFSLGAHPAFSTPLEKGGVHEDYYIEFEKPETGEIKVLNGAFIDSKKTEKAFDGKKIILTKDRFINDAMIIENPNSQKAYLKNDKTGYKLSFDFTGFKYIAFWNVPGAEYVCFEPWNGISDYDNCTGNLVEKKGIEVLEGKEKFVRRVKIEIL; encoded by the coding sequence ATGGAAGTTAAGATAAATAATGGAATTATGGAAGCAACAATTGAAACTTTTGGAGCAGAGTTAGTTGGACTTAAAGATTTAAAAGAGAATAGGGAGTATGTTTGGCAAAAGGATCCTAAATTCTGGGCTAAATCTTCACCAATACTATTTCCATTTGTAGGTGGAATAAAAGGTGAGAAATATTGTTATAATGGAAAAGAGTATACTATAAAAACAAAACATGGATTTGCAAGAGATTATGACTTTGAAGTAGTAAAAAAAGAGGATACATATGTAGAGTTTTTATTTCAGGCAAATGAAGAAACTAAAAAGATTTATCCTTTTAATTTTAAACTTTATTTGAAATATACCTTAAAAGGAAAAGAGTTGGAAATTGAATATAGAGTAGAAAATTTAGAGGATGAGAAGATGTATTTTTCTCTAGGAGCTCATCCTGCTTTTTCAACACCACTGGAAAAAGGTGGAGTTCATGAAGATTACTATATAGAGTTTGAAAAACCAGAAACTGGAGAGATTAAAGTTCTAAATGGAGCATTTATCGATTCGAAAAAAACAGAAAAAGCTTTTGATGGAAAGAAGATAATTCTTACAAAAGACAGATTTATAAATGATGCAATGATAATTGAAAATCCAAATTCTCAAAAAGCATATTTAAAGAATGATAAAACAGGATATAAATTATCTTTTGACTTTACTGGATTTAAATATATTGCTTTTTGGAATGTACCAGGGGCTGAGTATGTATGCTTCGAACCATGGAATGGAATATCAGATTATGATAACTGTACAGGAAATCTTGTAGAGAAAAAAGGGATAGAAGTCCTTGAAGGAAAAGAAAAATTCGTAAGAAGAGTAAAAATAGAAATTCTATAA
- the dnaJ gene encoding molecular chaperone DnaJ: MADKRDYYEVLGIAKGASDDEIKKAYRKAAMKYHPDKFSNATEKEKKDAEEKFKEVNEAYQVLSDPQKKAQYDQFGHAAFEQGAGFGGAGGFSGFGGAGGFEDIFSSFFGGGASGFGGFSGGFSSRRGSYQEPGRDLSYQIQITLEEAAEGVEKTIKYKRDGKCPTCNGSGAEPGSKMKTCPKCGGKGFIETVQRTVLGNMVSHVECDECHGKREVPEKKCKTCGGTGIKKETVEKKFKIPAGIEDGQRLRLDGMGEASTTGGPNGDLYVIVRIKPHPIFERRGDDIFCEVPITFATAALGGEIDIPTLKGKKSIKIPAGTQTDKLFKLRDQGIKALRGTGKGSEYVRVVVETPTDLTEKQQKLLKEFDESLQDKNYKKHKTFLDKLKSFINKL, encoded by the coding sequence ATGGCAGATAAAAGAGATTACTATGAAGTCCTTGGTATTGCAAAAGGAGCTTCAGACGATGAAATAAAGAAAGCATATAGAAAAGCAGCCATGAAATACCATCCTGATAAGTTCAGTAATGCCACTGAGAAAGAGAAAAAGGATGCTGAAGAAAAATTCAAAGAGGTCAATGAAGCTTATCAAGTATTATCAGACCCACAAAAGAAAGCTCAATATGACCAATTTGGACATGCTGCTTTTGAACAGGGAGCAGGATTTGGCGGAGCTGGAGGATTCAGTGGATTTGGTGGAGCTGGAGGTTTTGAAGATATATTCAGCTCATTCTTTGGTGGAGGAGCATCAGGATTTGGTGGATTTAGTGGAGGTTTCAGTAGCAGAAGAGGAAGCTATCAGGAACCAGGAAGAGACCTTTCATATCAAATTCAAATAACACTTGAAGAGGCTGCAGAAGGTGTAGAAAAAACTATAAAATATAAAAGAGATGGAAAATGCCCTACATGTAATGGTAGTGGAGCAGAACCAGGAAGCAAGATGAAGACTTGTCCAAAATGTGGAGGTAAAGGATTTATTGAAACAGTTCAAAGAACAGTTTTAGGAAATATGGTAAGCCACGTTGAATGTGATGAGTGTCATGGTAAGAGAGAGGTTCCTGAAAAGAAATGTAAAACTTGTGGTGGAACTGGAATAAAGAAAGAAACTGTTGAAAAGAAATTTAAAATACCAGCAGGAATTGAAGATGGACAAAGATTGAGACTTGATGGTATGGGAGAAGCTAGTACAACAGGTGGACCTAATGGGGATCTATATGTAATTGTTAGAATAAAACCACATCCTATTTTCGAAAGAAGAGGAGACGATATATTCTGTGAAGTACCTATTACATTTGCAACAGCTGCTTTAGGTGGAGAGATTGATATCCCAACACTAAAAGGTAAGAAGAGCATCAAGATACCTGCAGGTACTCAGACAGATAAATTATTCAAACTTAGAGACCAGGGAATCAAGGCTTTAAGAGGAACTGGAAAAGGTTCTGAATATGTAAGAGTAGTTGTTGAAACTCCTACTGACTTAACTGAAAAACAACAAAAACTATTAAAAGAATTTGACGAAAGTTTACAGGATAAAAACTATAAAAAGCACAAAACATTTTTAGATAAGTTAAAATCTTTTATCAATAAGTTATGA
- the yajC gene encoding preprotein translocase subunit YajC yields the protein MEQLLGKYGGAALTFIIWIAVFYFLLILPNKKKQKKQKQMLDSIKEGVEVLTVGGIKGTVASVNEEYIELRVDKGVKITLRKSAISAVLEK from the coding sequence ATGGAACAATTACTAGGTAAATACGGAGGAGCAGCTTTAACATTTATTATATGGATTGCTGTGTTCTATTTCTTATTAATATTACCAAATAAGAAGAAACAAAAGAAACAAAAACAAATGCTTGACTCAATAAAAGAGGGAGTGGAAGTTTTAACTGTTGGTGGAATCAAAGGAACAGTAGCTTCTGTAAATGAAGAGTACATAGAATTAAGAGTTGATAAAGGAGTTAAAATCACTCTTAGAAAAAGTGCAATTTCAGCAGTATTAGAAAAGTAA
- a CDS encoding N-acetylmuramoyl-L-alanine amidase, translating into MLCTLAFAGNITNVQNKGNKIVMSLKNFDKSQYQSSYDSYNRLLFLEFPKSPMTKKINTASFKNKYVESFETVDYGDGTGFFIKLNKNISYSLNSTSREFTITFNDKSFKKQYTIIIDPGHGGKDPGATGFKKYHEKDVVLAVAKYLRDELKSDFNVIMTRDSDYFVTLAQRPNIGNRAKADMFISIHANSAMTDKLYGTEVFYFSKKSSPYAERIAAFENSVGDKYGEKSSNIVQIMGELAYQKNQEISVGFARNVVNSISSGMGMKNRGIHGANFAVLRGFNGPGILIELGFINNKQDLGKLIYQSNQRKMAQQIAKAVRANYY; encoded by the coding sequence ATGTTATGTACCTTGGCATTTGCTGGGAATATAACTAATGTTCAGAACAAGGGAAATAAGATAGTTATGTCCCTTAAAAACTTTGATAAATCTCAATATCAGTCAAGTTATGACTCATATAACAGACTGCTTTTTTTGGAGTTTCCAAAAAGTCCAATGACAAAAAAAATAAATACCGCTTCATTTAAAAATAAGTATGTAGAAAGTTTTGAAACAGTTGATTATGGGGATGGAACAGGTTTTTTTATAAAGCTTAATAAAAATATCTCATACAGTTTGAACTCTACTTCCAGAGAATTTACAATAACTTTCAATGATAAAAGTTTTAAAAAACAATATACTATTATAATTGACCCTGGTCATGGTGGAAAAGATCCAGGAGCAACAGGATTTAAAAAGTATCATGAAAAAGATGTGGTACTTGCTGTAGCTAAATATTTAAGAGATGAGCTTAAATCTGATTTTAATGTTATAATGACTAGAGATAGTGATTATTTTGTAACTTTAGCTCAAAGACCTAATATAGGAAACAGAGCTAAAGCGGATATGTTTATAAGTATTCATGCTAACTCAGCTATGACAGATAAACTTTATGGTACAGAGGTCTTTTATTTTTCTAAGAAATCATCTCCTTATGCTGAGAGAATAGCTGCTTTTGAAAACAGTGTTGGAGATAAATATGGAGAAAAGAGTAGTAATATTGTTCAGATAATGGGAGAGCTTGCTTATCAGAAAAATCAGGAGATATCAGTAGGTTTTGCTAGAAATGTTGTAAATTCCATTTCAAGTGGAATGGGTATGAAAAATAGAGGAATACATGGAGCTAACTTTGCAGTACTTCGTGGATTTAATGGACCAGGGATACTTATTGAACTTGGATTTATTAATAATAAACAGGATTTAGGAAAACTTATCTATCAGAGCAATCAGAGAAAAATGGCTCAGCAGATTGCAAAAGCTGTAAGAGCTAATTATTATTAA
- a CDS encoding GerMN domain-containing protein encodes MKLKSTSEKIFTIDIPRKTKSLTTTGKLENAKFYYPNDSFSGLETKIDEIPVYYKRRDKIEKIAENSFENLNRVHLLPTAQVDVKNVYIKGDTAYIDCDANIQSLKEPTKKNLLGIYSIVNSITEIDGINKVKILVDEKEESGNFSRTYMRNMKF; translated from the coding sequence ATGAAATTGAAATCTACTTCAGAGAAAATTTTTACTATAGATATTCCTAGAAAAACAAAATCACTTACAACAACAGGGAAATTAGAAAATGCAAAATTTTATTATCCAAATGATAGTTTTAGTGGATTGGAAACAAAGATAGATGAGATACCAGTTTACTACAAAAGAAGAGATAAGATTGAAAAAATAGCTGAGAACAGTTTTGAAAATTTAAATAGAGTGCATCTTCTTCCAACAGCTCAGGTAGATGTAAAAAATGTCTACATAAAGGGAGATACTGCATATATAGATTGTGATGCAAATATTCAAAGTTTGAAGGAACCAACAAAGAAAAATCTGCTGGGAATATATTCAATAGTAAATAGTATCACAGAGATAGATGGAATAAACAAGGTTAAAATACTGGTTGATGAAAAAGAGGAAAGTGGAAACTTTTCAAGAACATATATGAGAAATATGAAATTTTAA
- the yqeK gene encoding bis(5'-nucleosyl)-tetraphosphatase (symmetrical) YqeK, producing MLEKLREEVKKRVTPKRYIHILGVEEKAAELGKKYGADESKVRTAAILHDVAKSMSVDELERICREEYSDELTPEDIEITPILHGFVGEYIAKKEFGIEDRDILDGIKYHTIGKKGLGIVGRIIYIADAIEKNRDYPGVEELRYETDRDLDGGIISEINHKDEYLKKTGGKSHRNTLEMRDWLIESRQRRN from the coding sequence ATGTTAGAAAAATTAAGAGAAGAGGTAAAAAAAAGGGTAACTCCTAAGAGATATATCCATATATTGGGAGTGGAAGAAAAAGCTGCAGAGCTGGGGAAAAAATATGGAGCTGATGAAAGTAAAGTGAGAACAGCTGCAATTCTTCACGATGTGGCAAAGAGTATGAGTGTAGATGAGTTAGAAAGAATCTGCAGGGAGGAATATTCAGATGAGCTTACCCCTGAGGATATAGAAATTACACCTATACTTCATGGATTTGTGGGAGAATATATAGCAAAGAAGGAATTTGGAATAGAGGATAGAGATATTTTAGATGGAATAAAATATCATACTATTGGGAAAAAGGGACTTGGAATAGTTGGAAGAATTATTTATATAGCAGATGCTATTGAAAAGAATAGAGATTATCCTGGCGTAGAAGAATTAAGATATGAAACAGATAGGGACTTAGATGGAGGAATAATATCTGAGATAAATCATAAGGATGAGTATCTTAAAAAAACAGGTGGGAAATCTCATAGAAATACATTGGAAATGAGAGATTGGCTTATTGAGTCAAGACAAAGGAGGAATTAG